From Actinoplanes oblitus, a single genomic window includes:
- a CDS encoding GGDEF domain-containing protein — protein MKNKVVWALLGATVLAAAAMWWRSGTPTSDIIYFAWAAPLVVAVCITAARRPAKRDRVPWCLIALALVLWLSGDAVQTLQYYSGYVPPVGLSDVLWLSGYPAMAAALLMMARYRAAGRVRGVVLDGLTLTFAAAIAAYVYFCLPIIAEGFTTLESVTPALYPLGDVILLAGVLMLFLSPGRRGGPTYLMLVSTTLYLLTDSANNVLLYVVHSDISWDLDAAVLLGNCLLACAGLHHRGGELTEPGRAVEVLHPARVVFLGAALATAPTVALTHTGLGPGGRTILMTATLACIACVLIRFLQAVRGLERTQAQLAYQARHDPLTGLANRAAFTEHLEQDTAGVLLYLDLDGFKGINDRDGHEAGDAVLQAVGQRLGAAVRSSDLVARLGGDEFVIACTGADIAYGEHLAQRIVAEVARPVEFGGRHLTVGVSIGIAAHAHTSPDSRRTALLAADEAMYAAKNRGKGNWVVAA, from the coding sequence GTGAAGAACAAGGTGGTCTGGGCGCTGCTCGGCGCGACGGTGCTGGCGGCGGCCGCGATGTGGTGGCGGAGCGGAACGCCGACCTCGGACATCATCTACTTCGCATGGGCGGCGCCCCTGGTCGTCGCCGTCTGTATCACCGCGGCGCGCCGGCCGGCGAAGCGTGACCGGGTGCCGTGGTGCCTGATCGCCCTGGCACTGGTCCTGTGGCTCAGCGGCGACGCCGTGCAGACCCTGCAGTACTACTCCGGCTACGTGCCGCCGGTCGGACTCTCGGACGTGCTCTGGCTTTCCGGCTACCCCGCCATGGCGGCCGCCCTGCTGATGATGGCCCGCTACCGGGCGGCCGGCCGCGTCCGCGGTGTCGTGCTCGACGGGCTGACGCTGACGTTCGCCGCCGCGATCGCCGCCTACGTCTACTTCTGCCTGCCGATCATCGCGGAGGGCTTCACCACCCTGGAGAGCGTGACACCGGCCCTGTACCCGCTGGGCGACGTCATCCTGCTCGCCGGCGTACTCATGCTGTTCCTCTCCCCCGGGCGACGCGGCGGACCCACCTACCTGATGCTCGTCTCCACGACGCTGTATCTGCTCACCGATTCGGCAAACAACGTGCTCCTGTACGTGGTGCACAGCGACATCTCGTGGGACCTGGACGCCGCCGTCCTGCTCGGCAACTGCCTGCTCGCCTGCGCGGGGCTGCACCACCGCGGCGGCGAGCTCACCGAGCCGGGCCGAGCCGTCGAGGTGCTGCACCCGGCCCGGGTGGTCTTCCTCGGGGCGGCCCTGGCCACCGCGCCCACCGTCGCCCTCACGCATACCGGGCTCGGCCCCGGCGGCCGCACCATCCTGATGACCGCCACCCTCGCCTGCATCGCCTGCGTGCTGATCCGCTTCCTGCAAGCCGTCCGCGGACTCGAACGCACCCAGGCCCAGCTGGCCTACCAGGCCCGGCACGACCCGCTGACCGGCCTGGCGAACCGTGCCGCCTTCACCGAGCACCTCGAGCAGGACACCGCCGGAGTGCTGCTCTACCTCGACCTCGACGGGTTCAAAGGGATCAACGACCGCGACGGGCACGAGGCCGGGGACGCCGTTCTCCAGGCGGTCGGCCAGCGGCTCGGCGCGGCGGTTCGCAGCAGCGACCTGGTGGCTCGGCTCGGCGGCGACGAGTTCGTCATCGCCTGCACCGGGGCGGACATCGCGTACGGGGAACACCTGGCGCAGCGGATCGTCGCGGAGGTGGCGCGCCCGGTCGAGTTCGGCGGGCGGCACCTCACCGTCGGTGTCAGTATCGGCATCGCCGCGCATGCCCACACGTCACCCGACTCCCGGCGCACCGCGCTGCTCGCCGCCGACGAGGCGATGTACGCGGCGAAGAACCGCGGCAAGGGCAACTGGGTCGTCGCGGCGTAG
- a CDS encoding glycoside hydrolase domain-containing protein, with amino-acid sequence MDAAVLAVQQWVNATYAGVSGYVAIAEDGSAGRQTMAALTRGLQHELGLTALSDNFGPATLAALTAHGPIGPAETNRNLVKIVQGGLVCKGYAAFGLDGIYGTAVAAAVAALMTDAGLAARIDGTVVPKVCKALLFTDGYLLASGASARLRAAQQWMNDRYLNRSAFFVLACDGRRSREFLTALIFAVQYEGGLTDAQANGNFGPLTQAGVKRNGLIRAGSSGPWVRLFSAALTHYPAAQVFTGDFDESLAAAARAVQEFCGLTVNGEGDFATWASLLISTGDPARPGTAADTVDEVTAARAQALVAAGYRVIGRYLTNVEGSGFDKKIKPGELATLAANGLRLFPIFQTYADSASYFGWARGYADALAAHDAAAGHGIDAGAVVYFAVDYDATDTEVTQRVIPYFLGVDAGLRQRGGRYSHGVYGARNVCSRLAAEAFPRWSFVSGITSGWTGNVAYPLPANWAFDQISTIGVGTLEIDKCVRRAGTDAGEGAFGSAATGLAAYLDWIDRLHELAVAYGNGDPGERVLEYLRAGRYDNWQTRELAGGTDAEFVSYVDRTGLARVRTYRDPVAGVDVDVSRWGAAALAELRGRGDAGGWGGDLMAFYGGWRFTAPATAARDYCAAYLATSENPGALDLAGLVADVDAYLAATALRAGATLGAHLRGADRGLRFSLFYRGRFGGDPAAAAAAAQSLLTGTGDDVVTAYRTLLLRGLATTPVTVDDQLRQFCRGFADRLVALTENEQIQIRRGKVS; translated from the coding sequence ATGGACGCCGCTGTGCTGGCAGTGCAGCAATGGGTCAACGCCACGTACGCCGGGGTCTCCGGATATGTCGCGATCGCCGAGGACGGCAGCGCCGGCCGCCAGACGATGGCCGCGCTGACCCGGGGACTGCAGCATGAGCTGGGGCTCACGGCGCTCTCGGACAACTTCGGCCCGGCGACGCTGGCGGCGCTGACCGCGCACGGCCCGATCGGTCCCGCCGAGACGAACCGGAACCTGGTCAAGATCGTTCAGGGCGGCCTGGTCTGCAAGGGCTACGCCGCCTTCGGCCTCGACGGCATCTACGGTACGGCCGTGGCCGCCGCCGTCGCGGCCCTGATGACCGACGCCGGGCTCGCCGCGCGGATCGACGGCACGGTCGTCCCGAAGGTGTGCAAGGCGCTGCTGTTCACCGACGGCTACCTGCTGGCGTCCGGCGCCTCCGCGCGACTGCGCGCCGCCCAGCAGTGGATGAACGACCGCTATCTGAACCGGTCGGCGTTCTTCGTGCTGGCCTGCGACGGCCGCCGGTCCCGCGAGTTCCTGACCGCGCTGATCTTCGCCGTGCAGTACGAGGGCGGCCTGACCGACGCGCAGGCCAACGGCAACTTCGGCCCGCTGACTCAGGCCGGGGTCAAGCGGAACGGCCTGATCAGGGCCGGTTCCTCCGGCCCGTGGGTGCGGTTGTTCTCGGCCGCGCTCACGCACTACCCGGCGGCGCAGGTCTTCACCGGCGACTTCGACGAGTCGCTGGCCGCCGCGGCCCGCGCGGTCCAGGAGTTCTGCGGGCTCACCGTGAACGGCGAGGGTGACTTCGCGACCTGGGCGTCGTTGCTGATCAGCACCGGGGATCCGGCCCGCCCGGGCACGGCGGCGGACACCGTCGACGAGGTGACCGCGGCCCGTGCCCAGGCCCTGGTGGCAGCCGGGTACCGCGTGATCGGCCGCTACCTGACGAACGTCGAGGGCAGCGGCTTCGACAAGAAGATCAAGCCCGGCGAGCTGGCCACCCTGGCCGCCAACGGCCTGCGCCTGTTCCCGATCTTCCAGACGTACGCGGACTCGGCCTCCTACTTCGGCTGGGCGCGGGGCTACGCGGACGCGCTGGCCGCGCACGACGCGGCGGCCGGGCACGGCATCGACGCCGGGGCGGTCGTCTACTTCGCCGTCGACTACGACGCGACCGACACCGAGGTGACGCAGCGGGTGATCCCGTACTTCCTCGGGGTCGACGCCGGGCTGCGGCAGCGTGGTGGCCGGTACTCGCACGGCGTCTATGGCGCTCGCAACGTGTGCAGCCGGCTCGCGGCCGAGGCGTTCCCGCGGTGGAGTTTCGTCAGCGGGATCACCTCGGGCTGGACCGGGAACGTGGCGTACCCGTTGCCCGCCAACTGGGCATTCGACCAGATCTCCACGATCGGCGTCGGCACCCTGGAGATCGACAAGTGCGTGCGGCGGGCGGGCACCGACGCGGGGGAGGGCGCCTTCGGCTCCGCCGCGACAGGACTGGCCGCCTATCTCGACTGGATCGACCGGCTGCACGAGCTCGCGGTCGCCTACGGCAACGGCGATCCGGGCGAGCGGGTGCTGGAATACCTGCGCGCGGGCCGCTACGACAACTGGCAGACCCGCGAGCTGGCCGGCGGCACGGACGCGGAATTCGTCAGCTACGTCGACCGCACCGGGCTGGCACGCGTCCGCACCTACCGCGACCCGGTCGCCGGGGTGGACGTGGACGTCAGCCGGTGGGGTGCGGCGGCGCTCGCCGAGCTGCGCGGACGCGGCGACGCCGGCGGCTGGGGCGGTGACCTGATGGCGTTCTACGGCGGATGGCGGTTCACGGCGCCGGCCACCGCGGCCCGTGACTACTGCGCGGCGTACCTGGCCACCAGCGAGAACCCGGGGGCGCTCGACCTCGCCGGGCTGGTCGCGGACGTGGACGCGTACCTGGCCGCGACGGCTCTGCGTGCGGGCGCCACGCTCGGCGCCCACCTGCGCGGAGCCGATCGCGGTCTCCGGTTCAGCCTGTTCTACCGTGGCCGGTTCGGCGGTGACCCGGCCGCGGCGGCGGCCGCGGCACAGAGCCTGCTCACCGGCACCGGCGACGACGTGGTGACGGCGTACCGCACGCTGCTGCTGCGCGGCCTGGCCACGACCCCGGTGACGGTGGACGACCAGCTGCGGCAGTTCTGCCGGGGCTTCGCGGACCGGCTGGTCGCGCTGACCGAGAACGAGCAGATCCAGATCCGTCGAGGAAAGGTGTCCTGA
- a CDS encoding tyrosinase family oxidase copper chaperone has translation MSTLSRRDVIRYAAAATAVAGGVAGAQALSTSGSSAQVPAGAAAPADPRDFELEYRGKKIKGVHGGGAHGAQLSARGTSRSRQPHQVHIDGRKLAVMQIELPSPSGTGVVLGFISALNHYEPVLIDEDKNRDGLLKLARRAVDVLGNSELTALAGADHNHGN, from the coding sequence ATGTCCACCCTGAGTCGTCGGGACGTCATCCGCTACGCGGCCGCGGCCACCGCTGTCGCCGGCGGCGTCGCCGGCGCGCAGGCCCTGTCCACCTCCGGCTCCTCCGCGCAGGTGCCGGCCGGCGCCGCGGCGCCGGCCGATCCGCGGGACTTCGAGCTGGAGTACCGCGGCAAGAAGATCAAGGGAGTGCACGGCGGTGGCGCCCACGGCGCTCAGCTGAGCGCGCGGGGCACCTCGCGGAGCCGGCAGCCGCACCAGGTCCACATCGACGGGCGCAAGCTGGCGGTCATGCAGATCGAGCTGCCGTCCCCCAGCGGCACCGGGGTGGTGCTCGGCTTCATCAGCGCCCTCAACCACTACGAGCCGGTCCTGATCGACGAGGACAAGAACCGGGACGGTTTGCTGAAGCTGGCCCGGCGAGCTGTCGACGTGCTGGGCAACAGCGAGCTCACCGCCCTGGCGGGCGCGGACCACAACCACGGGAACTGA
- a CDS encoding tyrosinase family protein, with the protein MGVRKNARNLTSTEKAAFVSAVKRLKAQTTGRNYDWYVTTHLNYFAAVGGIRYAHQSPSFLPWHRQYLIEFERALQVYEPSVTLPYWDWTVDRTTTGAPFTADFMGGNGSGGNGPVTTGPFAGATNWRINVSSTTSTSLRRAMGSNTLPSATQVSSVLGVSTYDAAPWNSSATSGMRNRMEGWTTPNLHNAVHVWVGGHMGQQDSPNDPVFWLHHCNIDRLWSQWQTRWGFDAGHYLPAAGTSGVVDLDETLQPWPGVTPASVLDHSSVYTYA; encoded by the coding sequence ATGGGCGTACGCAAGAACGCGCGCAACCTCACCAGCACCGAGAAGGCGGCGTTCGTCTCCGCCGTCAAGCGCCTCAAGGCGCAGACCACCGGTCGTAACTACGACTGGTACGTCACCACTCACCTGAACTACTTCGCCGCCGTCGGCGGCATCCGCTACGCCCACCAGTCGCCGTCCTTCCTGCCGTGGCACCGTCAGTACCTGATCGAGTTCGAGCGGGCGCTGCAGGTCTACGAGCCGTCGGTGACCCTGCCGTACTGGGACTGGACCGTGGACCGCACCACCACCGGTGCGCCGTTCACCGCCGACTTCATGGGCGGCAACGGATCCGGCGGCAACGGCCCGGTCACCACGGGCCCGTTCGCCGGGGCGACCAACTGGCGGATCAACGTCAGCAGCACCACCTCGACATCACTGCGGCGCGCCATGGGCAGCAACACGTTGCCCAGCGCCACCCAGGTCAGCTCGGTGCTCGGGGTCTCCACTTACGACGCGGCGCCGTGGAACAGCTCGGCCACCAGCGGCATGCGCAACCGGATGGAGGGCTGGACGACCCCCAACCTGCACAACGCGGTGCACGTGTGGGTGGGGGGTCACATGGGACAGCAGGACTCGCCGAACGACCCGGTGTTCTGGCTGCACCACTGCAACATCGACCGGCTGTGGTCGCAGTGGCAGACACGGTGGGGCTTCGACGCCGGGCACTACCTGCCGGCCGCCGGCACCAGCGGTGTCGTGGACCTCGACGAGACCCTGCAGCCGTGGCCGGGCGTGACCCCGGCCTCGGTGCTCGACCACAGCAGCGTCTACACCTACGCCTGA
- a CDS encoding tyrosinase family oxidase copper chaperone produces the protein MLKRQVANVVLAAALVPAVLTVTAPAPAGAQAPAGPATSDSVPPVGVFVEYYRDRLIHGWGGAHPCAYIDGVSLGLVDHGDNRYSSTVNAYEITVGVRATTRAAVRSLAGAELRPAEPTAYCPR, from the coding sequence ATGCTGAAGCGACAGGTGGCCAACGTGGTGCTGGCCGCGGCCCTGGTGCCGGCCGTGCTGACCGTCACCGCCCCGGCGCCGGCGGGCGCACAGGCGCCCGCCGGGCCGGCCACGTCGGACTCCGTCCCACCCGTCGGCGTCTTCGTCGAGTACTACCGCGACCGGCTGATCCACGGCTGGGGTGGCGCCCATCCGTGCGCCTACATCGACGGCGTGTCCCTGGGGCTCGTCGACCACGGTGACAACCGCTACAGCAGCACCGTCAACGCCTACGAGATCACCGTCGGGGTTCGCGCGACCACCCGCGCCGCGGTGCGCAGCCTGGCCGGCGCCGAGCTGCGACCGGCCGAGCCGACCGCCTACTGCCCGCGCTGA
- a CDS encoding PadR family transcriptional regulator, with amino-acid sequence MRITVATARLLAALLAEPAADRYGLDLMRATGLASGSLYPILHRLQDAGWLTTRWEDIDPAEAGRPARRFYRLTPDGVSQARSALAGLRAQTAVPGIVGLATRSLAW; translated from the coding sequence ATGCGGATCACTGTAGCGACTGCCCGGCTGCTGGCCGCGCTGCTCGCCGAGCCGGCAGCCGACCGGTACGGCCTGGACCTGATGAGGGCGACCGGCCTGGCCAGCGGCAGCCTTTACCCGATCCTCCACCGGCTGCAGGACGCGGGCTGGCTGACCACGCGGTGGGAGGACATCGACCCGGCCGAGGCCGGACGACCGGCCCGCCGGTTCTATCGTCTGACGCCCGACGGGGTCAGTCAGGCCCGGTCGGCCCTCGCCGGGCTGCGGGCACAGACCGCGGTGCCCGGGATCGTGGGTCTCGCGACGCGGAGCCTGGCATGGTGA
- a CDS encoding CAP domain-containing protein encodes MSTRHRKPTRTRKLVLATVAVGVLGAGAAGIASAQTTHTRPQATGGSTVRLGDATRVTGTAATRRPHRPRPSATRTSAAPATTAPSTTAPSATAPSTTDPTSAAPTTAPTSAAPTAAPTTTAPTTAPTTAPAPTTAPPADSVIDAVLTHINAARTANGVAALTLSPQLSTASEAHNALMAGGCGLSHQCAGEAGLGERFTAAGVSWTAAGENIGQGNADNTAASITQAANGLTDLMLAEVAPNDGHRRNLLNPAFKRIGLAVTRGSDGRVWFTQDFVN; translated from the coding sequence GTGTCCACGCGCCACCGCAAGCCCACCCGGACCCGCAAACTCGTGCTCGCCACCGTCGCCGTGGGGGTGCTCGGAGCCGGCGCCGCGGGGATCGCCTCGGCGCAGACGACGCATACTCGGCCGCAGGCCACCGGAGGCAGCACGGTCCGCCTGGGTGACGCCACCCGGGTGACCGGAACCGCCGCCACCCGCCGGCCGCACCGGCCCCGGCCGAGCGCGACCCGGACCTCCGCGGCACCGGCCACCACCGCCCCGAGCACTACCGCTCCGAGCGCCACCGCCCCGAGCACCACCGACCCCACCAGCGCCGCCCCGACCACGGCGCCCACCAGCGCCGCCCCGACCGCGGCGCCGACGACGACGGCGCCCACGACCGCGCCGACCACCGCCCCGGCGCCGACCACGGCTCCGCCCGCCGACTCGGTGATCGACGCGGTGCTCACGCACATCAACGCGGCGCGCACGGCGAACGGCGTGGCCGCGCTGACCCTCAGCCCGCAGCTGTCCACCGCGTCCGAGGCGCACAACGCCCTGATGGCCGGCGGTTGCGGCCTGTCCCACCAGTGCGCCGGCGAGGCCGGCCTCGGCGAGCGGTTCACCGCGGCCGGCGTCTCCTGGACCGCGGCCGGCGAAAACATCGGCCAGGGCAACGCTGACAACACCGCGGCCTCGATCACACAGGCCGCGAACGGGCTGACCGACCTGATGCTCGCCGAGGTGGCGCCGAACGACGGCCACCGCAGGAACCTGCTCAACCCGGCCTTCAAGCGGATCGGCCTGGCGGTGACCCGGGGTAGCGACGGCCGGGTCTGGTTCACCCAGGATTTCGTCAACTGA
- a CDS encoding GNAT family N-acetyltransferase → MLADIRRHGYERFEWWVLAWNEPAIGFYRALGAELLDDWTGVPAQRWRPQGSCPPGVRRRRTGSRHDGRPRRRRGANVLPQALIRAASKSMKSVWGLGRAVGM, encoded by the coding sequence TTGCTCGCCGACATCCGCAGGCACGGCTACGAGCGTTTCGAGTGGTGGGTGCTGGCCTGGAACGAGCCGGCGATCGGCTTCTACCGTGCGCTCGGCGCCGAGCTTCTGGACGACTGGACCGGTGTGCCGGCTCAGCGGTGGCGCCCTCAAGGATCTTGCCCGCCTGGGGTCCGCCGCCGCCGGACCGGGTCCCGGCACGACGGACGGCCGAGGAGACGGCGCGGTGCGAACGTCCTACCGCAGGCGCTCATCCGAGCGGCGTCGAAGTCGATGAAGAGCGTATGGGGCCTTGGGCGTGCCGTGGGTATGTAG
- a CDS encoding GGDEF domain-containing protein, whose amino-acid sequence MGPWACRGYVAAGLVLALGFLLTGPVSQSVLYGVAGAGASAALLTGLRRQRPRPARAWWLVWASVQINMTGDAVLGLRVWVFPGSAPLVLLESVIYLVSYLALAAGLTVIVQSRSAGRDRGATIDSAIVACSLALPLWLVAVTPVLDEPAQPVAILVFRLAFPIGDAVLLTLLARLLVSRSGRSMSLYLLLAAVCCWLAGDVANAMLAERGTLASYWGGVLYCLSYTAFGAAALHPSMPALATAGSAPAPRLTTGRLTVLAALSLLAPALLLGQAFTGRQVQAVPIGVACVVLFLLVVARMVGLTRQVERQARELSDLASRDALTGVGNRRSWDARLHDAVTAAHGAGGALVIALLDLDHFKRYNDTHGHQAGDRLLKGAAAAWLDVLRRDDVLYRYGGEEFGLILPGASAGDAVKLTERLREVVPDGQSFSAGVAALHGTETVEELVARADTALYEAKAHGRGRARVAAVPPRAA is encoded by the coding sequence ATGGGGCCTTGGGCGTGCCGTGGGTATGTAGCGGCCGGGCTGGTGCTCGCGCTGGGTTTCCTGCTCACCGGCCCGGTGTCGCAGAGCGTGCTGTACGGGGTAGCCGGCGCCGGCGCCTCGGCGGCGCTGCTGACCGGGCTGCGCCGGCAACGGCCCCGGCCGGCGCGGGCGTGGTGGCTGGTCTGGGCCTCGGTGCAGATCAACATGACCGGTGACGCCGTGCTGGGCCTGCGTGTATGGGTCTTCCCGGGCTCCGCTCCCCTGGTCTTGCTCGAGAGCGTCATCTACCTGGTGTCGTACCTGGCGCTGGCCGCCGGCCTGACCGTGATCGTGCAGAGCCGCTCAGCCGGCCGGGACCGGGGTGCGACCATCGACTCGGCCATCGTGGCGTGCTCCCTGGCGCTGCCCCTATGGTTGGTGGCCGTCACGCCGGTGCTCGACGAGCCGGCTCAGCCGGTGGCCATCCTGGTGTTCCGGCTCGCCTTCCCGATCGGCGACGCGGTGCTGCTCACCCTGCTGGCCCGCCTGTTGGTCAGCCGCAGCGGCCGCAGCATGTCGCTGTACCTGCTGCTGGCGGCGGTCTGCTGCTGGCTGGCCGGGGACGTGGCCAACGCGATGCTGGCCGAGCGCGGCACGCTGGCGAGCTACTGGGGCGGGGTACTGTACTGTCTCAGCTACACCGCCTTCGGCGCGGCGGCCCTGCACCCCTCGATGCCGGCCCTCGCGACGGCTGGCTCGGCGCCCGCGCCGCGGTTGACCACCGGCCGCCTGACGGTGTTGGCCGCGCTGTCGCTGCTCGCGCCGGCCCTGCTGCTCGGCCAGGCGTTCACCGGCCGGCAGGTGCAGGCCGTGCCGATCGGGGTGGCGTGCGTCGTGCTGTTCCTGCTCGTGGTCGCCCGCATGGTGGGCCTGACCCGCCAGGTCGAGCGGCAGGCACGGGAACTGTCGGACCTGGCGAGCCGGGACGCGCTGACCGGCGTCGGCAACCGCCGCTCCTGGGACGCGCGGCTGCACGACGCGGTCACCGCCGCGCACGGCGCCGGGGGAGCGCTGGTGATCGCCTTGCTCGATCTGGACCACTTCAAGCGCTACAACGACACTCATGGTCACCAGGCCGGCGACCGGCTGCTCAAGGGCGCCGCCGCGGCCTGGCTGGACGTGCTGCGCCGCGATGACGTGCTGTACCGCTACGGCGGCGAGGAGTTCGGCCTGATCCTGCCGGGCGCGTCGGCCGGTGACGCGGTGAAGCTGACCGAGCGGCTGCGGGAGGTGGTCCCGGACGGTCAGAGCTTCTCCGCCGGTGTCGCCGCGCTGCACGGCACGGAGACCGTTGAGGAGCTGGTCGCCCGGGCCGACACCGCGCTGTACGAGGCGAAGGCGCACGGACGCGGCCGGGCCCGGGTGGCGGCTGTCCCGCCGAGGGCCGCTTGA
- a CDS encoding methyl-accepting chemotaxis protein: MHGIRTRLVASVLVIIAVALGALVAITTVRTTRLSLDQAGDYIEELARRDAGEVGARIDDAMYAARELAGTMATLKIVGFTDRTTVSHLVRNTLARHPEFVGMSTGWEPNAFDGRDRAFRGKAPSDATGRFIPYWYRDGDALKSDPLVDYETPGAGDWYLVPRKTGKDMVVDPYVYPINGKDVVMTTATAPIMVRGTFVGVVTVDLALAELSAELSANRPYGAGYLSLVTAGGVVVAHPKADLIGKPLPGKAASAVPIAVRDGVAHWTGPDGYLDEDATAVAARVALASGDSWALLVVAPDASITAPAVALRSTLLIAAALAFLVAGVVVWVLGTRLTKPLLSLRDRLAEIADGDSDLSQRVDEARRDEIGQLGAAFNRFTSKIADVVRRIDEQAEQVSTSAQSLSTISAELRSTAAHTAERAEVVARAAERVSGNIRTVTVGAGEMDASIREISASAVEAAQVGGRAGEAAVATTRTVAKLGESSVRIGEVVRAITAIAEQTNLLALNATIEAARAGEMGKGFAVVAGEVKDLAQGTARATEDIINRVQVIQADTESAVTAIDEIVQVVGRINELQTTIAGAVEEQTATTQEMSRNVDEAASGATDIAATIESVAKAVQSTTAGSADTGRAAEELAGLAAQLKTLVGQFRV; this comes from the coding sequence GTGCACGGCATCCGAACGCGTCTGGTCGCGAGTGTGCTGGTCATCATCGCCGTGGCGCTGGGTGCCCTGGTGGCGATCACCACGGTCCGGACCACGAGGCTGAGCCTGGACCAGGCCGGCGATTACATCGAGGAGCTGGCACGCCGGGACGCCGGTGAGGTCGGTGCCCGGATCGACGACGCGATGTACGCGGCCCGGGAGCTCGCCGGGACGATGGCGACCCTCAAGATCGTCGGCTTCACCGACCGGACCACGGTCAGCCACCTGGTACGGAACACGCTCGCCCGCCACCCGGAGTTCGTCGGGATGTCCACCGGCTGGGAGCCGAACGCGTTCGACGGCCGGGACCGGGCATTCCGCGGGAAGGCTCCGAGCGACGCCACGGGACGGTTCATCCCGTACTGGTACCGCGACGGTGACGCGCTGAAGTCCGACCCGCTCGTCGACTACGAGACGCCGGGCGCCGGCGACTGGTACCTGGTGCCCCGCAAGACCGGCAAGGACATGGTGGTCGACCCGTACGTCTACCCGATCAACGGCAAGGACGTGGTGATGACCACCGCGACCGCGCCCATCATGGTGCGCGGCACGTTCGTCGGTGTGGTCACCGTGGACCTGGCCCTCGCCGAGCTGAGCGCCGAACTCAGCGCCAACCGGCCCTACGGAGCCGGCTATCTCTCCCTGGTGACGGCCGGTGGCGTGGTCGTGGCCCACCCCAAGGCCGACTTGATCGGCAAACCGCTGCCCGGCAAGGCCGCCAGTGCGGTGCCCATCGCCGTACGCGACGGGGTGGCGCACTGGACCGGCCCCGACGGGTACCTCGACGAGGACGCCACCGCGGTGGCGGCGCGCGTGGCGCTGGCCTCCGGTGACTCATGGGCATTGCTGGTCGTGGCGCCGGACGCCTCGATCACCGCGCCGGCCGTCGCCCTCCGCTCGACCCTGCTGATCGCGGCCGCGCTGGCCTTCCTCGTCGCCGGCGTCGTGGTGTGGGTGCTGGGCACCCGGCTGACCAAGCCCCTGCTGTCGCTGCGCGACCGGCTCGCCGAGATCGCCGACGGTGACAGCGACCTGAGCCAGCGGGTCGACGAGGCACGGCGTGACGAGATCGGTCAGCTGGGCGCCGCGTTCAACCGCTTCACCAGCAAGATCGCGGACGTCGTGCGGCGCATCGACGAGCAGGCCGAGCAGGTCTCCACGTCAGCGCAGTCGCTCAGCACGATCAGCGCCGAGCTGCGGTCCACCGCCGCACACACCGCCGAGCGCGCGGAGGTCGTGGCCCGGGCCGCCGAGCGGGTCTCCGGCAACATCCGCACCGTGACGGTGGGCGCGGGGGAGATGGACGCCTCGATCCGGGAGATCTCAGCCAGTGCCGTAGAGGCGGCTCAGGTAGGCGGCCGGGCCGGCGAGGCGGCCGTGGCGACCACCCGGACGGTGGCGAAGTTGGGGGAGTCGTCCGTGCGGATCGGCGAGGTGGTCCGGGCGATCACCGCCATCGCCGAACAGACGAACCTGCTGGCGCTCAACGCCACCATCGAGGCGGCCCGGGCGGGCGAGATGGGCAAGGGCTTCGCCGTGGTCGCCGGTGAGGTGAAGGATCTGGCTCAGGGCACCGCGCGGGCCACCGAGGACATCATCAACCGGGTCCAGGTGATCCAGGCGGACACCGAGTCGGCGGTCACGGCCATCGATGAGATCGTCCAGGTGGTGGGCCGGATCAACGAGCTGCAGACGACCATCGCCGGTGCCGTCGAGGAGCAGACCGCCACCACGCAGGAGATGAGCCGCAACGTCGACGAGGCGGCGTCGGGCGCCACGGACATCGCCGCGACGATCGAATCGGTGGCCAAGGCGGTGCAGTCCACCACCGCGGGCAGCGCCGACACCGGGCGCGCCGCCGAGGAGCTGGCCGGCCTGGCCGCCCAGCTCAAGACGCTGGTCGGCCAGTTCCGGGTGTGA